The sequence GCGTGCGTCACCAGGTGGTCGGGGTGCCCGCTGATGCCATGCACCGGGTAAGTGACCACCACGTCGGGACGGCGCGCTTCCACGTGCTCCTCGATGGTGGCTTCCAGCGCGAGCGGGTCGCCCGCGGCCAGCTCCCCATCGGGGTATTGCAGCACGGTGAGCGACGAGAGGTCGAGCGCCCCGGCAACGGCTTCCATCTCGCGGGCACGCACCGCGCCCATTTCCTCTTTCGAATAGCCGAGCCGCTCGCGTTGCGACGTGGCTTCGCCGCGCGTGAGGGTCAGCAGATGCACGGCGTGGCCTTCGCGGCGCAGCCGGGCCAGCGCGGGCCCCGGACCGAACGATTCGTCGTCGGGGTGCGGAAAGACAAACAGAACCGAAGCCATAAAATCAGACACTAATCACGAGAAAGCGGCCGCTGGCCCACGGATTACGCCTCTGATGGCTGCACGAAGGAGAGCCACGAGGCGCCCTCTTCGTAGTCTTCGGCCACCTCAGCCGTCGGGCGGTGGTGAAGGCTGGCGATGCGTCCCGCAACGTCGCGTTGGAAGCTGTGCAGCGCATTCGAGATCAAGTCGCTGCGGAAGCCGCGGTCGCCGAGCTCAATGATGAACTCCATAGAGACGACGCGCCCCAGGATTTTGCCAAGTTCGACCAGTTTGCGCTGCGGGAGCGACAGGTCGGCCGAAAAGCTGAGCGTGTCCTTGAAGTAGTCCGCGGCGCGCTCAGTCGGCGCG comes from Salisaeta longa DSM 21114 and encodes:
- a CDS encoding PIG-L deacetylase family protein, producing the protein MASVLFVFPHPDDESFGPGPALARLRREGHAVHLLTLTRGEATSQRERLGYSKEEMGAVRAREMEAVAGALDLSSLTVLQYPDGELAAGDPLALEATIEEHVEARRPDVVVTYPVHGISGHPDHLVTHAVVKRVVAKRWRDGRAVPRRLAFFVLPPTDGDRPEHLQSTPEAAIGACMAVTDDDLARGHAALACYETYAPVIEAQQPLQQVTDGVCFQLWGEAAGPRRTHLLEQLPVTVSAPAYA